The following are encoded in a window of Terriglobales bacterium genomic DNA:
- a CDS encoding Rieske 2Fe-2S domain-containing protein, translated as MASFVEVARVEQLPPGNGMVVRVDGKDVAIFNVDGTIYAIDDSCRHQGLSLGTSKVEGKIVTCRGHGWKYDVTTGSTLASPGFGVAAYPVKVVDGKIMVATDETANSAA; from the coding sequence ATGGCGAGCTTTGTGGAAGTAGCTCGGGTGGAACAGCTTCCCCCGGGAAACGGCATGGTCGTTAGGGTCGACGGCAAAGACGTCGCGATCTTCAACGTAGATGGAACAATCTATGCAATTGATGATTCCTGCCGGCATCAGGGACTGTCGTTAGGAACTTCGAAGGTCGAGGGCAAGATCGTGACGTGCCGCGGACATGGCTGGAAGTATGACGTCACTACCGGGAGCACGCTTGCGTCTCCAGGCTTCGGGGTGGCGGCGTACCCCGTCAAGGTTGTGGACGGAAAAATCATGGTGGCCACGGACGAAACTGCGAATTCGGCTGCGTGA
- a CDS encoding TonB family protein, which translates to MGTQVASIIAFVLLSWFCPFQCRAAEWRDPSSHRVQFVTVEPGVNLEVLDWGGSGRALVLLPGYQSAHIFDDIAIKLSMFSHVYGITPRGIGASSHPESGYDAQHLAEDVLEVLSRLNIDRPVLAGHSVGGQTMNVLGAQHSSRLAGFVYLNSGEDATLGQEIWKRIKLDPAQVDAARAKLPAAMRDPPPPPIGKSFTDLQEWQKQAHGVAFPESELRQLYATNTDGTVGKYLLPRSLRDTVARNLQRPDYSGILVPSLALMALPPRFEDEIRRYEPVADFEEEAMREVHDADLAIAREHIQELEEILNIQIVEMPGANSYIWLSNRKEVVQQMERFLTKISSEELAEAKAAKEVEKGYGEEVFEIRDGISPPRVKYQTEPEFPEGERRKHRQGQVTIRAIVGTDGRVHHPRVIRSMNPEFDRQALTTINQWTFEPAIKDGRQVAVYITVDMMFRLYGNGAITNGPC; encoded by the coding sequence ATGGGCACCCAAGTTGCCTCGATCATTGCATTCGTCCTCCTGTCATGGTTCTGCCCCTTCCAGTGCCGAGCCGCCGAGTGGCGCGATCCTTCGTCGCATCGTGTTCAGTTCGTGACCGTCGAGCCAGGAGTCAACCTGGAAGTGCTCGACTGGGGCGGAAGTGGACGCGCTCTCGTCCTGCTGCCTGGCTATCAAAGCGCTCATATCTTCGACGACATCGCAATCAAGCTCTCGATGTTCTCCCACGTGTATGGAATCACTCCGCGCGGAATCGGCGCAAGCAGTCATCCCGAATCAGGATACGATGCGCAACACCTCGCCGAGGACGTACTCGAAGTCCTTAGCCGCCTCAACATCGATAGGCCAGTGCTGGCAGGTCACTCCGTAGGCGGGCAAACTATGAATGTACTCGGCGCCCAGCATTCGTCGCGCCTTGCCGGATTCGTTTATCTCAACTCCGGTGAAGACGCGACGCTAGGGCAGGAGATTTGGAAACGCATCAAGCTCGATCCAGCCCAGGTGGATGCAGCCCGAGCCAAGCTGCCCGCCGCAATGCGTGATCCACCGCCTCCACCAATCGGGAAGTCATTCACCGATCTTCAGGAATGGCAGAAGCAGGCACACGGAGTAGCGTTTCCCGAATCTGAACTGCGGCAGCTCTATGCAACAAATACAGACGGCACTGTAGGCAAATACCTCCTTCCCAGGAGTCTGCGAGACACAGTCGCCAGGAATCTTCAAAGACCCGATTATTCCGGCATTCTCGTTCCCTCACTGGCACTCATGGCTCTGCCGCCTCGCTTCGAAGACGAAATTAGACGCTACGAGCCGGTAGCCGACTTCGAAGAGGAAGCAATGCGAGAAGTCCACGACGCAGATCTCGCTATTGCGAGAGAACATATTCAAGAGCTAGAGGAAATCCTGAACATCCAGATCGTCGAAATGCCCGGTGCTAATTCCTACATCTGGCTCTCAAATCGAAAAGAAGTTGTGCAGCAAATGGAGCGCTTTCTGACGAAGATATCGTCCGAAGAGCTCGCAGAAGCAAAGGCAGCCAAGGAAGTCGAGAAAGGATACGGCGAAGAAGTCTTCGAGATTCGCGATGGGATTTCACCACCCCGCGTGAAGTATCAAACCGAACCTGAATTCCCGGAAGGAGAACGTCGAAAGCACCGCCAGGGACAAGTGACGATAAGAGCCATTGTGGGAACAGACGGTCGAGTTCATCATCCTCGGGTTATTCGCTCAATGAATCCCGAATTTGATCGGCAAGCTTTGACAACGATCAATCAGTGGACCTTCGAGCCGGCTATAAAAGACGGGCGCCAGGTCGCGGTTTACATCACGGTGGA
- a CDS encoding 3-keto-5-aminohexanoate cleavage protein yields MFFTQDSLLPENQAPLIITAAPFGPQWLKSDYPEDIAITWDEQVQKAVDCYNAGATLLHVHVRDPKTGHVSKNFKDYSYFIGLLRKAVPKMVLQIGGSISFAPEPGEQAQWQGYDTRHMLAEIEPKPDQITIVIGSGQMNILPLTTPDDVKGTQLENPAMQKAYQNMVADATPEFYIEHLKRLRQHQIQPYFQLGNVHTLEEIENLIRHGVYMGPLNHNLVAIGGGVGAGRNPFDFMEYVRRSPHGSTASTESLWRTVAPFTAIGIALGIHVRVGIEDNMWRRKGVRMTTVEQIEQAVKMANLLERKVATGEEARQILKIGVWYNSVEETLANLALPPNRKDGQLGFIVKDTDGRLHPPEFSSCMHPIPWQELEEKVTKKVKVA; encoded by the coding sequence ATGTTTTTCACACAGGATTCATTGCTTCCCGAAAATCAGGCGCCTCTGATCATCACGGCGGCGCCATTTGGCCCGCAATGGCTCAAGAGCGATTACCCCGAGGACATCGCCATCACTTGGGACGAGCAGGTCCAGAAGGCGGTAGATTGCTACAATGCCGGCGCCACGCTCCTGCACGTCCACGTGCGCGATCCCAAGACCGGCCACGTCTCCAAGAACTTCAAAGATTATTCCTACTTCATCGGGCTGCTGCGAAAGGCAGTGCCGAAAATGGTCCTGCAGATCGGCGGCTCGATCTCGTTCGCGCCGGAGCCCGGAGAACAGGCGCAATGGCAGGGCTATGACACGCGACACATGCTGGCTGAAATTGAGCCCAAACCGGATCAGATAACGATCGTTATCGGCTCCGGCCAGATGAACATTCTGCCCCTCACTACGCCGGACGACGTCAAGGGAACGCAGCTAGAGAATCCCGCGATGCAGAAGGCCTATCAGAATATGGTGGCTGACGCGACACCGGAGTTCTATATTGAGCACCTGAAGCGCCTCCGCCAACATCAAATCCAGCCCTATTTCCAGCTCGGGAACGTCCACACCCTCGAGGAGATCGAAAATCTGATCCGCCATGGGGTCTATATGGGACCGTTGAACCATAACCTAGTGGCGATTGGCGGCGGAGTTGGGGCCGGCCGCAATCCCTTCGACTTCATGGAATACGTCCGACGGTCCCCACACGGCTCTACTGCGTCGACCGAGTCTTTGTGGCGAACGGTGGCGCCGTTTACTGCCATAGGCATCGCTCTCGGGATCCACGTGCGGGTCGGCATCGAGGACAACATGTGGCGCAGGAAGGGCGTGCGCATGACCACGGTGGAACAGATCGAGCAGGCCGTGAAGATGGCGAATTTGCTCGAACGCAAGGTGGCGACGGGCGAGGAGGCACGACAGATCCTCAAGATCGGAGTCTGGTACAACAGTGTCGAAGAAACCCTCGCAAACCTTGCCCTACCGCCAAACCGCAAGGACGGTCAACTGGGTTTCATCGTCAAGGATACCGACGGAAGGCTTCATCCGCCGGAGTTTTCGTCCTGCATGCATCCGATACCTTGGCAGGAACTCGAGGAGAAAGTTACGAAAAAGGTAAAGGTCGCGTAA